Proteins encoded together in one Macadamia integrifolia cultivar HAES 741 chromosome 8, SCU_Mint_v3, whole genome shotgun sequence window:
- the LOC122085917 gene encoding monooxygenase 2-like produces MVVKSEDGRNLRSFKFKEEAEGQEVRAVERRVLLETLANRLPSGSICFSSKLAKIEKTGTGETLLELVDGTQLLAKVVIGCDGIRSTIAKWMGFSEPHYAGHCAFRGLGFYPNGQPFEPNVNYVYGRGLRAGFVPVSPTKVYWFICFNSPSPGPRINDPSILKKEAREMIKGWPSELLDVIDMSAEDTLSRTPLMDRWLWPIVSPPASANGVVLVGDAWHPMTPNLGQGGCCALEDAIVLSRKLAGALKSGHTSVDDALRLYTTERWGRVFPLTIRANLVGALLQWENPVVCDIRNSIVVPKLVRLRPLLEHTNFTFEPLN; encoded by the exons ATGGTAGTAAAATCAGAAGATGGAAGGAATCTGCGTTCCTTCAAGTTCAAGGAGGAAGCTGAAGG CCAAGAAGTCCGTGCCGTGGAAAGGAGGGTACTTTTGGAAACTCTTGCCAATCGGTTGCCATCAGGTTCAATCTGTTTTTCTTCTAAGCTAGCAAAGATTGAAAAAACTGGAACAGGTGAAACTCTGTTGGAACTTGTTGATGGGACCCAATTACTTGCAAAG GTTGTTATTGGTTGTGATGGTATCCGATCAACAATAGCAAAATGGATGGGATTCTCAGAGCCTCATTATGCTGGGCATTGTGCCTTCCGTGGGCTTGGATTCTACCCCAATGGCCAGCCATTTGAACCCAATGTGAATTATGTCTACGGAAGGGGCTTGCGTGCTGGATTCGTTCCAGTTTCACCCACAAAAGTTTATTGGTTCATCTGCTTCAACAGTCCATCTCCAG GTCCTAGGATCAACGACCCTTCTATTTTGAAGAAGGAAGCTCGAGAGATGATCAAAGGCTGGCCTTCAGAGCTGTTAGATGTCATTGATATGAGCGCAGAGGACACCTTGAGTAGGACACCTCTCATGGACCGGTGGTTATGGCCAATTGTGAGCCCGCCAGCATCAGCTAATGGAGTTGTGCTGGTGGGTGATGCATGGCATCCAATGACTCCCAATCTTGGGCAAGGAGGTTGTTGTGCACTAGAGGATGCTATAGTTCTATCAAGAAAACTTGCAGGTGCACTGAAATCTGGACATACATCCGTGGATGATGCTTTAAGACTATACACCACAGAGAGATGGGGCCGTGTCTTTCCATTAACAATACGTGCTAACCTTGTTGGAGCACTTCTACAGTGGGAGAATCCAGTAGTTTGTGATATCCGGAATAGCATAGTTGTGCCTAAGCTGGTTAGGTTGCGCCCATTGTTGGAGCATACAAATTTCACCTTTGAGCCTTTGAACTAG